A single window of Plasmodium reichenowi strain SY57 chromosome 12, whole genome shotgun sequence DNA harbors:
- a CDS encoding amino acid transporter, putative, with translation MNLKWLSNIGFSNYNKKNNKQKFVRSRKRFRTITWKYTKTIGPFASFIYLFNQSIGSGLFDIPSLIDEVGWIPVIFGNVFVCSVAVFCSLMILRAMTMIPKNKNFEQRIEYSAVIKYFMSNEKYKFVSFLYHLGNICNNICGILVISKIIDIFIIKLYGYTILFQIYPEIKITKCSLNLLDAMFNGYYYTSTGGYERIIISGFTIGYLINAIICIHLSSKGLEETINYQYVVFMIFMSSFLYLSVSSTIYLLSQNYIDPSPISSIRNLNIYHKFILNRTHYEIDLIKNYHSYNELNNFKKKLQLHKNPSFHDYPILKSITEQKKYISSDYLSELAYRKDNLYETTEIKESIQRKTENIFKISTKKNIHQYNNFEYIKKCPFFYQIPSHLYKEKIYIFRYSIYYIILSRCSNNIKIKYFPRKHYFFTIYQIINPKNNEKLLCHKYKIKDANSRRNTTIKEEKNYLQYDKKEEMKTKPEDNNNNNNNNNNNNNNNNNNNNNNNNNNNNNKIFLKNLYYMISKIEGIKTYCMGKTFANFIDSYGFVSNIPSWGNEITDEVNVSKAIWLSSIFTSIFYFIFGLIFCLNNSFQKINTSILYIFNFVAVAPKVITGSISMRYDLMNLDICSDNLAFFFGCVAPFLFAWIFSNGLLFSDTFNYISLICGLFCNFLSPAFAYISACESNKYISKNPLRKYTIINRKKTVYSSSSDIRKALGNIIVHFDVNNENVKMEESENEKESNQKESNQKELNQKESNEKELNQKELNQKELSQKENERYKQYNSTTSLDNYVNSKDSINDSLNASSYFKYVNGEYRLKSYSSNEDNQISQCSQNSSTNTLSIHDNMYDNDKNYKNDNNDFSYVDKNINLNNYEIMKTNVPTDDNINNEENLKNMKKKKKKGVMFSDTLEEYCEENNSNVKKKLTSNVVDTYINEKMLNEITFSNESKIMDEENMQLENKNISLQNKKWDDNRNDKNTKKKLMFSDDVKIFNENSNNENKKKVKKKGVTFMDELEEGKKFDNPKKNNIEKNDNNKNNHNSKNNEYNENTKKDEQSSVLFLDDVKREQNVYNSDKISFQNQPEIIYSNNIKVINENNNDLKNIKLEERKEKNQEVNFLNVPKISVIKEKKNEINYSENKVITKVLNFTEYERNFSDSFVNFKINRLNNMTTHEEELLKKNRSFENHEQVYKRQREKLKSHYKSSISKVIENSNKYNNLIKDIEALNSKDINENNQCDNTTIEKEKLNVKNDLDNPVFILNTINNDSNDKTLITETLDDEDNNNLNDENDKYNYSIKNDILYNLNIDKQDKYLINIKDSSDKNDVYVKKYNSCKDNLTINNNNNNNNNDGDENICLLNSKYHSQMDLYHKRIFSSSPEDMCSKEISKNENMNSYNLSNFLREENNDTNNISHLHDFNRKKCSSYEIIVPQKDDMMNRMQKNVINISNENVENDIVNNNDLKKYEKNTLFVRQRKKLKSSFHANGDMIMGDSKEAIHKEQINEFLRKISKESIIYSNYDNVDPIILNTSNQNNYQIKKENITINENKNVQSNIKLQIPTINNIRNTNENIYKNEKNLSLNKTQFPKTREIIKHKTNYKFDDLSDLANDINKFELDYETNKNENYLGNINNINNNIDLHKNEDINSENKDCYNMNTQTNNIQIKSNENTKLNDKEQNDILEDYSSEEIEKPDVIKTIEKVYTELANKMHSENSENDVNNDNDIIDCVDIRNFKIIDNKSPVKYYYNSFHKSKILENKKYDHIFSNNIMIDNKTNMDHLCSVFLFGNPLERNEEDVDKKKNTKENDESTKTTINMEETSKIIQDKSDNIKNEKKKKISFNLSESESNELPNRAFSRNFTNSNGIIKKIITAGNNSNNFKGLTLRKSNINSITDHESIDYKELNEIIDSNDKDLNKNMSDKIEIMKIRIHVYPYILQKYHVETTYVLLGCLTTFSFVGIITDLLFG, from the exons aTGAATCTAAAATGGTTATCTAACATAGGGTTttcaaattataataaaaaaaataacaaacaaaaatttGTAAGAAGTAGAAAAAGATTTCGTACCATAACATGGAAATACACAAAAACTATTGGACCTTTTGCTtcctttatatatttatttaatcaAAGTATTGGTTCAg GTCTATTTGATATTCCAAGTTTAATAGATGAAGTAGGATGGATCCCAGTAATATTTGGGAATGTGTTCGTGTGTTCGGTAGCTGTTTTTTGCAGCTTAATGATTTTAAGGGCTATGACTATGATACCAAAAAACAAAAACTTTGAACAAAGAATTGAATATAGTGCagttataaaatattttatgtctaatgagaaatataaatttgtttcttttttatatcatttagGAAATATATGCAACAATATTTGTGGAATACTAGTCATATCGAAAATaattgatatatttattattaaattatatggatatactatattatttcaaatatatCCAGAAATAAAGATAACAAAATGTTCTTTAAATCTTTTAGATGCTATGTTTAATggatattattatacaagTACAGGGGGGTATgaaagaataataatatcagGTTTTACTATTGGCTATCTTATTAATGCAATTATATGCATTCATTTATCCTCAAAAGGATTGGAAGAAACAATAAATTATCAATATGTTGTTTTTATGATATTTATGagttcatttttatatttatctgTTTCTTCAACCATTTATTTACTATCtcaaaattatatagaCCCTTCCCCTATTTCATCTATTAGAAACTTGAATATATAccataaatttatattaaatagaACCCATTATGAAATagatttaataaaaaattatcatagTTATAATGAacttaataattttaaaaagaaattacAACTACATAAAAATCCATCTTTTCATGATTATCCAATATTGAAATCTATAACcgaacaaaaaaaatatatatccaGTGATTATCTTTCAGAACTTGCTTATAGAAAAGATAATCTTTATGAAACTACTGAAATAAAAGAAAGCATACAAAGAAAAACAGaaaacatatttaaaatatctacaaaaaaaaatatacatcaatataataatttcgaatatataaaaaagtgTCCATTTTTCTACCAAATTCCTtcacatttatataaagaaaagatatatatatttcgtTATAgcatttattatatcattttatcACGCTgttcaaataatataaaaataaaatattttcctagaaaacattatttttttaccatatatcaaataatcaatccaaaaaataatgaaaaattgTTATGTCACAAgtataaaattaaagatGCCAATAGTAGGAGGAATACAACAATTAAAgaggaaaaaaattatctGCAGTATGATAAAAAGGAAGAAATGAAAACAAAACCTGAagataataacaataataataataataataataataataataataataataataataataataacaataataataataataataataataataagatatttttgaaaaatttatattatatgataagTAAAATTGAAGGAATAAAAACATACTGTATGGGAAAAACGTTTGCAAATTTTATTGATTCTTACGGATTTGTTAGTAATATACCATCATGGGGAAATGAAATAACAGATGAAGTTAATGTTTCTAAAGCTATATGGTTAAGTAGCATTTTTACtagtatattttattttatatttgggttaatattttgtttgAATAATTCCtttcaaaaaattaatacatCTATTTTGTACATCTTTAACTTTGTTGCTGTAGCTCCTAAAGTTATTACAGGCTCAATATCAATGCGATATGATTTAATGAATCTGGATATATGTTCAGATAATTTAgcctttttttttggttgTGTAGCTCCTTTTTTGTTTGCATGGATATTTTCTAATggtttattattttcagacacttttaattatataagtTTAATCTGTGGtcttttttgtaatttCTTATCACCCGCATTTGCTTATATATCTGCATGTGaaagtaataaatatatatccaaAAATCCTCTCAGAAAATATACTATTATTAACCGTAAAAAAACAGTTTATTCTTCCAGTTCAGATATTAGAAAAGCATTGGGAAATATAATTGTTCATTTTGATgttaataatgaaaatgtgAAAATGGAAGAAAGtgaaaatgaaaaggaaTCAAATCAAAAGGAATCAAATCAAAAGGAATTAAATCAAAAGGAATCAAATGAAAAGGAATTAAATCAAAAGGAATTAAATCAAAAGGAATTAAGTCAAAAAGAAAACGAAAGATATAAACAGTATAATAGTACAACATCTTTAGATAATTATGTTAATTCAAAAGATTCAATAAATGATTCACTTAATGCAAGttcttattttaaatatgtaaatgGTGAGTATAGACTTAAAAGTTATTCCTCAAATGAAGATAATCAGATAAGTCAATGTTCCCAAAACTCATCGACTAATACATTATCAATACATGACAATATgtatgataatgataaaaattataaaaatgataataatgatttttcatatgtagataaaaatattaatttgaataattatgaaattATGAAAACAAATGTTCCTACggatgataatattaataatgaagaaaatttaaaaaatatgaaaaaaaaaaaaaaaaaaggagtTATGTTTTCAGATACACTTGAAGAATATTGCgaagaaaataattcaaatgtgaaaaaaaaacttaCAAGCAATGTTGTGgacacatatataaatgaaaaaatgtTAAATGAAATAACTTTTTCAAATGAATCAAAAATAATggatgaagaaaatatgcaattagaaaacaaaaatatatctttacaaaataaaaaatgggATGATAACAGAAACgataaaaatacaaaaaaaaaattaatgtTTTCAGATGATgtcaaaatatttaatgaaaattcaaataacgaaaataagaaaaaggtgaaaaaaaaaggggTAACTTTTATGGATGAATTAGAAGAGGGCAAAAAATTTGATaatccaaaaaaaaataacattgaaaaaaatgataataataaaaataatcataatagcaaaaataatgaatataatgaGAATACGAAAAAAGATGAACAAAGTAGTGTACTATTCTTAGATGACGTCAAAAGAGAACAGaatgtatataatagtGATAAAATATCTTTTCAAAATCAACCTGAAATAATTTACTCAAACAACATAAAAGTgattaatgaaaataataatgatttaaaaaatataaaattggaagaaagaaaagaaaagaatcAAGAAGTAAATTTTTTGAATGTTCCAAAAATTTCAGTTATAaaggagaaaaaaaatgaaattaatTACTCAGAAAATAAAGTTATTACAAAAGTTCTTAATTTTACAGAATATGAAAGGAATTTTAGTGATTCATTTGTAAATTTCAAAATTAACAGATTAAATAACATGACAACTCATGAAGAAGAAttacttaaaaaaaacagaAGTTTTGAAAACCATGAACAAGTTTATAAAAGACAACgagaaaaattaaaatcaCATTATAAGAGTTCTATATCAAAGGTAATAGaaaattcaaataaatataataatttaataaaagaCATAGAAGCTCTAAATAGtaaagatataaatgaaaataatcAATGTGATAATACTACAattgaaaaagaaaagttAAATGTTAAAAATGATTTGGATAATCCCGTTTTCATTTTGAATACAATTAATAATGATTCAAATGATAAAACATTAATTACAGAAACTTTAGATGATGaggataataataatttgaatgatgaaaatgataaatataactaTTCAATTAAAAAcgatattttatataatttaaatattgataaacaagataaatatttaattaacATAAAAGATTCAAgtgataaaaatgatgtatatgtaaaaaaatataattcttGTAAAGATAATCTAACtataaacaataataataataataataataatgatggtgatgaaaatatatgtttattaaaTTCAAAGTATCATTCACAAATGGATTTGTATCATAAAAGAATCTTTTCTTCTTCACCAGAAGATATGTGTTCAAAAGAAATAtcaaaaaatgaaaatatgaactcatataatttatcaAATTTCCTAAGGGAGGAAAATAACgatacaaataatatttcacATTTACACGATTTTAATAGGAAAAAATGCTCATCATATGAAATAATAGTACCACAAAAGGATGATATGATGAATCGAATGCAAAAgaatgtaataaatatttctaaTGAAAATGTGGAAAATGATATTGTGAACAATAATGATCTTAagaaatatgaaaaaaatacattatttgttagacaaaggaaaaaattaaaatcaTCATTTCATGCAAATGGTGATATGATAATGGGAGATAGTAAAGAAGCAATACATAAAGAACAAATTAACGAATTTCTAAGAAAAATAAGTAAAGAatctattatatatagtaattatgataatgtTGATCctattattttaaatacatcaaatcaaaataattatcaaataaaaaaagaaaatatcACCATAAAcgaaaataaaaatgttcaatctaatataaaattacaaataccaacaattaataatataaggaatacaaatgaaaatatatataaaaatgaaaagaatcTTTCATTGAATAAAACACAATTTCCTAAAACCAGAGAAATTATTAAACATAAAACCAATTACAAATTCGATGACTTGTCAGATTTGGcaaatgatataaataaattcGAATTAGATTAtgaaacaaataaaaatgaaaattatttaggaaatattaataatataaataataatatagatttacataaaaatgaagatatcAATTCTGAAAATAAAGAttgttataatatgaatacacaaacaaataatatacaaataaaatctaatgaaaatacaaaattaaatgataaagaacaaaatgatATTTTAGAGGATTATTCATCAGAAGAAATTGAAAAACCCGatgtaataaaaacaattgAAAAAGTATATACAGAATTGGCAAATAAAATGCATTCTGAGAATTCTGAAAATGATgttaataatgataatgatattatagATTGTGTAGATATACgaaattttaaaattatagataataaaagccctgtgaaatattattataattcttttcataaaagtaaaattttagagaacaaaaaatatgatcatattttttcaaataatattatgatagataataaaacaaatatgGATCACTTATGTTCagtatttttatttggaAATCCGTTAGAAAGAAATGAAGAAGATgtagataaaaaaaaaaatacaaaagaaaatgatgaaaGTACCAAAACAACTATAAATATGGAAGAAACATCTAAAATTATACAAGATAAATctgataatataaaaaatgaaaaaaaaaaaaaaatttcttttaatttatctGAATCAGAATCAAATGAACTACCAAATCGTGCATTTTCTAGAAATTTTACTAATTCTAATGgaataattaaaaaaattatcacTGCAGGGaataattcaaataatttCAAAGGACTTACTTTAAGGAAATCTAATATTAATTCTATTACTGATCATGAATCTATAG
- a CDS encoding mitosis protein dim1, putative, whose product MLYHLHSGWDVDQAILSEEERLVCIRFGHDYDPDCMKMDELLFKVVEDIKNFCVIYLVDITEVPDFNTMYELYDPVSVMFFYRNKHMMIDLGTGNNNKINWPMNNKQEFIDIVETIFRGARKGRGLVISPKDYSTKYKY is encoded by the coding sequence ATGTTATACCATTTACATAGCGGCTGGGACGTTGACCAAGCTATATTAAGCGAAGAAGAAAGATTAGTTTGTATTCGTTTTGGTCATGATTATGACCCAGATTGTATGAAAATGGATGagttattatttaaagTAGTAGAAgacataaaaaatttttgtGTTATTTATTTAGTAGATATAACAGAAGTTCCTGACTTTAATACTATGTATGAATTATATGACCCTGTTTCTgttatgtttttttatcGAAACAAACATATGATGATTGATCTGGGTACtggaaataataataaaattaattggcctatgaataataaacaaGAATTTATTGATATCGTAGAAACAATTTTTAGAGGTGCAAGAAAAGGAAGAGGTTTAGTTATATCCCCAAAAGATTATTCAACCAAATATAAGTActga